From a single Agrobacterium tumefaciens genomic region:
- a CDS encoding DUF1045 domain-containing protein — MLAVRYAIYFSPAKDHPLTEAASRWLGRNAFSGTLHDDHDAYAEMTEEPRRYGFHATLKAPFELAEKYSEAELLAAVEGFAASQPAFDIPRVVVGALGPFFALVPDRTYQPLQDFAAEIVDHFDRFRAPLSETDIARRRPQMLTESQRQNLSLWGYPHVMDDFRFHMTLTGRIDEDDQPTMQEVLSARFAEFVDQPLTISGLALFIEETRGAPFTVHRWHPFGQQPKKDANP, encoded by the coding sequence GTGCTTGCCGTGCGCTACGCCATCTATTTTTCTCCGGCTAAAGATCATCCGCTGACTGAAGCAGCGTCGCGCTGGCTTGGGCGCAATGCATTTTCCGGTACGCTGCATGATGATCATGACGCCTATGCGGAAATGACGGAAGAACCCCGCCGTTACGGTTTCCACGCAACCCTGAAGGCTCCTTTCGAGCTTGCCGAAAAATACAGCGAGGCCGAGCTTCTCGCCGCCGTCGAGGGTTTTGCCGCAAGCCAGCCGGCCTTCGACATCCCGCGCGTCGTCGTTGGCGCGCTCGGACCGTTTTTCGCGTTGGTTCCAGACCGGACCTACCAGCCACTGCAGGATTTCGCGGCCGAGATCGTCGACCATTTCGACCGATTTCGCGCGCCTCTGTCCGAGACCGATATTGCCCGCCGGCGGCCACAAATGCTGACGGAGAGCCAACGGCAAAATCTGTCACTCTGGGGTTATCCGCATGTCATGGACGACTTCCGTTTTCACATGACGCTGACCGGTCGTATCGACGAGGACGACCAGCCCACCATGCAAGAGGTGCTTTCTGCGCGTTTTGCCGAATTCGTCGATCAGCCTCTCACCATTTCCGGCCTCGCTTTGTTCATTGAAGAAACGCGCGGCGCCCCCTTTACCGTTCATCGCTGGCACCCGTTTGGCCAGCAGCCAAAGAAAGATGCGAACCCATGA
- the phnE gene encoding phosphonate ABC transporter, permease protein PhnE, with protein MSSSFILNTAERERLTAAHPAIFKRGFMQRYGLLVGILATVVYLISCFFFFNVGPAFMQGRWDRASSYIQDWYSWRAQPRLRFEDGKVAPQWSSRGQYPVDSKIDWLQPLPDGGYSVIYAGMENRLDVTPTRVDVYVDGKNYPVIINGEQARAPEELPEEIQQDGNKVLVHYGFAGQAEIRTSQVYVQRRFLGWANFLFDTKSEFWGKGYGELAALALWGERLDPERSNINHMVDDFLDNSVWQHADILSKLMQTLVMAFVGTLFGTLVALPLAFIAARNITANRAANWGMKRLFDFLRSIDMLIWALFFTRSFGPGPIPGIAAIFFTDTGALGKVYAEALENVDDKQREGVKSVGASPIAVNRFGVLPQVLPVFISQSLYFWESNTRSATIIGAVGAGGIGLKLLEAMGTNADWDKVAYMVLLILFVVFLFDHISNSLRSRLIGKTQH; from the coding sequence ATGTCCTCAAGCTTCATTCTCAACACTGCCGAGCGCGAAAGGCTGACCGCCGCGCATCCCGCGATTTTCAAACGCGGCTTCATGCAGCGTTACGGTCTGCTGGTCGGTATTCTCGCCACCGTCGTTTATCTCATCAGCTGCTTTTTCTTCTTTAATGTCGGGCCGGCTTTCATGCAGGGCCGCTGGGATCGAGCCTCGAGCTATATTCAGGACTGGTATTCCTGGCGTGCCCAGCCGCGCCTGCGCTTCGAAGATGGCAAGGTGGCGCCGCAGTGGTCCAGCCGCGGGCAATATCCGGTCGACTCAAAGATCGACTGGTTGCAGCCCCTGCCGGATGGCGGCTACAGCGTGATTTATGCAGGCATGGAAAACCGCCTCGACGTGACGCCAACCCGGGTGGATGTTTATGTCGACGGCAAGAACTACCCCGTCATCATCAATGGTGAGCAGGCGCGGGCACCTGAGGAACTGCCGGAAGAAATCCAGCAGGACGGTAACAAGGTTCTCGTCCATTACGGTTTTGCCGGCCAGGCGGAAATCCGCACCAGCCAGGTCTATGTGCAGCGCCGGTTCCTCGGATGGGCAAACTTCCTGTTCGACACCAAGTCGGAATTCTGGGGTAAAGGCTATGGCGAACTCGCGGCTCTGGCGCTGTGGGGTGAGAGGCTCGATCCCGAGCGCTCGAATATCAACCACATGGTCGATGATTTCCTCGACAACAGCGTCTGGCAGCATGCCGATATTCTTTCCAAGCTGATGCAGACCCTGGTCATGGCCTTTGTGGGCACGCTGTTCGGCACGCTCGTTGCCCTGCCGCTCGCCTTCATCGCCGCGCGCAACATCACCGCCAACAGGGCTGCCAACTGGGGCATGAAGCGTCTGTTCGACTTCCTGCGTTCGATCGACATGCTGATCTGGGCTTTGTTCTTCACCCGCAGTTTCGGTCCCGGACCGATCCCCGGCATTGCCGCGATCTTCTTCACCGATACCGGAGCGCTCGGCAAGGTCTATGCCGAGGCGCTGGAGAATGTCGATGACAAGCAGCGCGAGGGCGTCAAATCGGTCGGTGCTTCCCCGATTGCCGTCAATCGTTTCGGCGTGCTTCCGCAGGTGCTGCCGGTCTTCATTTCCCAGTCGCTCTATTTCTGGGAAAGCAACACCCGCTCCGCCACTATCATCGGTGCGGTGGGTGCGGGCGGTATCGGCCTGAAGCTGCTGGAAGCGATGGGTACCAACGCCGACTGGGACAAGGTTGCCTATATGGTCCTGCTCATCCTCTTCGTCGTTTTCCTGTTCGACCATATCTCCAATTCGCTGCGTTCGCGCCTGATTGGGAAAACGCAGCATTAG
- the phnE gene encoding phosphonate ABC transporter, permease protein PhnE — MATSLHHGTLSPKGLSASSQTVMRHYQQQLATRRIYTVISLVIFLVILAASLNFANAANSGKFFERLPYFFDFMKTFVPDSPLEIFRAMFDLPSPYADGSLKYNYVADRVYITDSFYIPHFIYQLIITLNIALVSTIIGTGFAFVLCFFASTNLVGAGLVRWVVRRVMEVLRAFPEIVVAGLLTAILSIGPIAAIIAISVHTIGALGKLFFEVVENADMKPDEGLRAAGANWLERVRFAIVPQVLPNFVSYALLRAEINVRASTIIGAVGGGGIGEVFRLSIGNDHASKTYAIIILLLITIIAVDQFSSWLRRRLIGHQSFEFGRGAA; from the coding sequence ATGGCGACCTCACTGCATCATGGCACCCTCTCCCCCAAGGGATTGAGCGCATCGTCCCAGACGGTCATGCGTCATTATCAACAGCAGCTTGCGACGAGACGGATTTATACCGTTATTTCGCTCGTGATCTTCCTCGTCATCCTCGCCGCTTCCCTGAACTTCGCCAACGCGGCCAATTCAGGCAAATTCTTCGAGCGCCTGCCCTATTTCTTCGACTTCATGAAAACCTTCGTGCCGGACAGCCCGCTGGAAATCTTCCGGGCGATGTTCGACCTGCCGTCACCCTATGCGGACGGTTCGCTGAAATATAATTACGTCGCAGACCGTGTTTACATCACCGACAGCTTTTACATCCCGCACTTCATCTATCAGCTGATCATCACGCTCAACATCGCGCTTGTTTCGACAATCATCGGCACCGGCTTCGCCTTCGTGCTCTGCTTCTTCGCCTCCACCAACCTTGTCGGCGCCGGTCTCGTGCGCTGGGTGGTGCGCCGGGTGATGGAAGTGCTGCGCGCCTTTCCGGAAATCGTCGTCGCCGGCTTACTGACCGCCATTCTCTCGATCGGTCCGATTGCGGCGATCATCGCCATTTCAGTCCACACGATCGGCGCTTTGGGCAAGCTGTTCTTCGAAGTGGTGGAAAATGCCGACATGAAGCCCGATGAAGGCCTGCGCGCCGCCGGCGCCAACTGGCTGGAGCGGGTCCGTTTCGCCATCGTGCCGCAGGTTCTGCCTAACTTTGTCTCCTACGCGCTGCTGCGCGCCGAAATCAACGTGCGTGCCTCAACCATCATCGGTGCTGTCGGCGGCGGCGGCATCGGCGAGGTGTTCCGGCTGTCGATCGGCAACGATCATGCTTCCAAGACTTATGCCATCATCATCCTGCTGCTGATCACCATCATCGCCGTCGACCAGTTTTCCAGCTGGCTGCGCCGCAGACTGATCGGCCATCAATCCTTCGAATTCGGACGGGGAGCAGCCTGA
- the phnD gene encoding phosphonate ABC transporter substrate-binding protein, which yields MLKKILLSAVALGVLAGSAMAQDVKVLRIGLDGSENEADQIRNTKCVADGLKAATGVSEVQVFPSPDYNGVIQGLLGGTIDIASMGASSYAKIALADPKAVDPILTTAGADGSTGYYTIMVARKDSGIKTLADAKGKKIGFADPDSTSGFLVPNVAIPKETGVPVKEYFAETGFGGGHENLVLAVLDKKFDVGTTFGSGVGKWEEGYTAGNLYQMVKKGNLDMDDIVEVWKSPLIPNGPLMVTNKLGDAMKQKVENFFMELPKKDLACFQGFTQGKNTAYIKVDPSFYQTIIDARKSVIGG from the coding sequence ATGTTGAAGAAAATCCTTCTTTCGGCAGTCGCCCTTGGCGTTCTGGCCGGTTCCGCCATGGCTCAGGACGTCAAGGTCCTGCGTATCGGTCTCGACGGTTCGGAAAACGAAGCCGACCAGATCCGCAACACGAAGTGCGTTGCCGATGGCCTGAAGGCTGCGACCGGCGTTTCCGAAGTTCAGGTTTTCCCGTCGCCGGACTATAACGGCGTCATCCAGGGTCTGCTCGGCGGCACCATCGACATCGCTTCCATGGGCGCGTCCTCCTACGCCAAGATCGCTCTTGCCGATCCGAAAGCCGTAGATCCGATCCTGACCACGGCCGGCGCTGACGGTTCGACCGGTTATTACACGATCATGGTTGCCCGCAAAGACAGCGGCATCAAGACGCTGGCTGACGCCAAGGGCAAGAAGATCGGTTTTGCCGATCCTGACTCCACCTCGGGCTTCCTCGTCCCGAACGTGGCTATTCCGAAGGAAACCGGCGTTCCGGTGAAGGAATACTTCGCCGAAACCGGCTTCGGCGGCGGCCATGAAAACCTCGTTCTCGCCGTTCTCGACAAGAAGTTCGACGTTGGCACCACCTTCGGTTCGGGCGTTGGCAAGTGGGAAGAGGGCTACACCGCCGGCAACCTCTACCAGATGGTCAAGAAGGGCAATCTCGACATGGACGATATCGTCGAAGTCTGGAAGTCGCCGCTGATCCCGAACGGCCCGCTCATGGTCACCAACAAGCTCGGCGACGCCATGAAGCAGAAGGTAGAAAACTTCTTCATGGAACTGCCGAAGAAGGACCTCGCCTGCTTCCAGGGTTTCACCCAGGGCAAGAACACCGCTTACATCAAGGTCGACCCGTCCTTCTACCAGACGATCATCGACGCCCGTAAGTCCGTTATCGGCGGCTGA
- the phnC gene encoding phosphonate ABC transporter ATP-binding protein, giving the protein MSFHLKQVTRRFGNHTAVDAVNVEIPQGQMVGVIGRSGAGKSTLLRMINRLVDPSSGSIYFNDTEVSALKGAALRNWQRDCAMIFQQFNLVPRLDVLTNVMLGRLNHRSTALSLFNIFTNDERLMAIAALERLGIEHVAMQAAGTLSGGQQQRVAIARALMQSPKMVLADEPIASLDPLNAKIVMDALRDINEREGITVITNLHTLDTARNYCERIIGMSQGRVVFDGTPAELTASAVTEIYGTDSQGAGIDETMTSTSINIPGAQLPARPVQQSAGPEPLALAGL; this is encoded by the coding sequence ATGAGCTTTCACCTGAAGCAAGTCACGCGCCGTTTCGGCAACCATACTGCGGTCGATGCCGTGAACGTCGAAATACCGCAGGGCCAGATGGTCGGCGTTATCGGACGCTCGGGTGCGGGAAAATCAACGCTGCTGCGCATGATCAACCGCCTCGTTGATCCCTCCTCGGGTTCCATCTATTTCAACGACACGGAAGTATCGGCGCTGAAGGGTGCGGCGCTCCGCAACTGGCAGCGCGACTGTGCCATGATCTTCCAGCAGTTCAATCTGGTGCCGCGCCTGGATGTGCTCACCAATGTCATGCTCGGCCGTCTCAACCACCGTTCGACAGCGCTCAGCCTGTTCAACATCTTCACCAATGATGAGCGCCTGATGGCGATCGCCGCGCTCGAGCGGCTCGGCATCGAACATGTGGCCATGCAGGCCGCGGGCACGCTTTCCGGCGGCCAGCAGCAGCGCGTCGCCATCGCCCGCGCCCTGATGCAGTCTCCGAAGATGGTTCTGGCCGATGAGCCGATTGCCTCGCTCGACCCGCTCAATGCCAAGATCGTGATGGATGCGCTGCGCGACATCAACGAGCGCGAAGGCATCACCGTCATCACCAATCTGCATACGCTGGATACGGCGCGCAATTATTGCGAGCGCATCATCGGCATGTCGCAGGGCCGCGTCGTCTTTGACGGAACGCCGGCGGAACTGACCGCTTCGGCCGTAACGGAGATTTACGGAACCGATTCTCAAGGGGCTGGCATCGATGAGACCATGACCTCGACCAGCATCAATATTCCCGGCGCGCAGCTTCCCGCGCGTCCGGTGCAGCAATCTGCCGGTCCCGAACCGCTCGCTCTCGCCGGGCTCTGA
- a CDS encoding DapH/DapD/GlmU-related protein, with product MSVKVGLEPVIHETARVTNSSIGRYTEISERCRLEEVEMGDYSYVMQDGAIWCAIIGKFVNIAASVRINATNHPMQRATLHHFTYRARSYWDDAEDETDFFAARRAKRVVIGHDVWIGHGATILPGVTVGNGAVIGAGAVVSKDVAPYTIVGGVPARLIRERFPAELGRRMDDLNWWDWDHARLRGALDDFRALAAEDFVAKYGG from the coding sequence ATGAGTGTCAAGGTCGGTCTCGAACCCGTCATTCACGAAACCGCCCGCGTCACCAACTCCTCGATCGGCCGCTATACCGAAATTTCGGAACGCTGCCGCCTCGAAGAGGTTGAGATGGGCGACTATTCCTATGTCATGCAGGACGGTGCGATCTGGTGCGCCATCATTGGCAAATTCGTCAATATCGCCGCCTCCGTCCGCATCAACGCCACCAATCACCCGATGCAGCGGGCGACATTGCACCATTTCACCTATCGCGCCCGCAGTTACTGGGACGACGCTGAGGATGAAACGGATTTCTTCGCCGCCCGCCGCGCCAAGCGGGTGGTGATCGGCCATGATGTCTGGATCGGCCATGGCGCGACCATCCTGCCCGGCGTGACGGTGGGGAACGGTGCAGTGATCGGGGCTGGCGCGGTGGTATCGAAAGATGTCGCGCCCTATACCATCGTCGGTGGCGTGCCCGCCCGGCTGATCCGCGAGCGTTTTCCAGCGGAGCTTGGCCGGCGCATGGACGATCTGAATTGGTGGGATTGGGACCATGCCAGACTGCGCGGCGCGCTCGATGATTTCCGCGCGCTCGCCGCCGAGGATTTCGTGGCGAAATATGGTGGATGA
- the phnL gene encoding phosphonate C-P lyase system protein PhnL, with protein MPTPLIVSEVFKSFTMHLRDGIELPVVRDVNFSVCGGECVVLGGPSGIGKSSILKMLYGNYAIDSGQILIRHGDQVVDIGNASPRTILEIRHHTIGYVSQFLRTVPRVAAIDVVAEPLLARKVAAEDAREQAATLLSKLNLPRELWSLPPATFSGGEQQRVNIARGFITDHAILLLDEPTASLDATNRRVVVDMIREKKEKGTALLGIFHDEEVREAVADRILDVSQFSPRKAAA; from the coding sequence ATGCCGACGCCCCTTATCGTTTCGGAAGTCTTCAAAAGCTTCACCATGCATCTTCGCGACGGCATCGAATTGCCGGTCGTTCGCGATGTCAATTTCTCCGTTTGCGGCGGCGAATGCGTCGTGCTCGGCGGCCCATCGGGTATCGGCAAAAGCTCGATCCTGAAAATGCTCTATGGCAACTACGCCATCGACAGCGGGCAGATCCTCATCCGCCACGGGGATCAGGTCGTTGATATCGGCAATGCCTCGCCGCGGACGATCCTCGAAATTCGCCATCACACGATCGGTTATGTCAGCCAGTTCCTGCGCACCGTGCCGCGTGTCGCTGCCATCGATGTCGTTGCCGAACCGCTTCTGGCCCGCAAGGTGGCCGCCGAAGATGCGCGCGAACAGGCGGCGACGCTGCTTTCGAAGCTGAACCTGCCACGGGAATTGTGGTCGCTTCCGCCCGCAACCTTTTCGGGCGGCGAGCAGCAGCGCGTCAACATCGCGCGCGGCTTCATCACCGATCATGCGATCCTGCTTCTCGACGAGCCGACGGCCTCACTCGACGCCACAAATCGGCGCGTGGTCGTCGACATGATCAGGGAGAAAAAAGAAAAGGGCACCGCGCTGCTGGGCATCTTCCACGACGAGGAAGTGCGGGAAGCCGTGGCCGACCGCATTCTCGACGTCTCGCAATTCTCTCCCCGGAAGGCAGCGGCATGA
- the phnK gene encoding phosphonate C-P lyase system protein PhnK: MSDAPLLKVRDVSKYYGDRAGCRNVSFELYPGEVLAIVGESGSGKTTLLNCISTRLMPTAGSVEYRMRDGSVRDLYHMGEAERRFLMRTDWGFVHQNPADGLRMAVSAGANVGERLMAVGNRHYGNIRQSASEWLERVEIGTDRIDDQPRAFSGGMRQRLQIARNLVTSPRLVFMDEPTGGLDVSVQARLLDLVRGLVNDLGLAVVVVTHDLAVARLLSHRMMVMKGGDVIEHGLTDRVLDDPREPYTQLLVSSILQV; encoded by the coding sequence ATGAGCGACGCACCACTTCTGAAAGTCCGGGACGTTTCCAAATATTACGGCGACCGGGCTGGTTGCCGCAACGTTTCCTTTGAACTTTATCCGGGCGAGGTCCTGGCCATTGTCGGAGAATCCGGTTCCGGCAAGACCACGCTTCTCAACTGCATTTCCACTCGGCTGATGCCAACGGCGGGCAGCGTGGAATATCGCATGCGCGACGGCTCTGTGCGCGACCTCTACCACATGGGTGAGGCCGAACGCCGTTTCCTGATGCGCACCGACTGGGGCTTCGTTCACCAGAACCCGGCGGACGGGTTGCGTATGGCTGTTTCGGCCGGCGCCAATGTCGGCGAACGGCTGATGGCCGTGGGCAATCGGCATTATGGCAATATAAGGCAATCGGCCAGCGAATGGCTGGAGCGGGTGGAAATTGGCACCGACCGTATCGACGATCAGCCGCGTGCCTTTTCCGGTGGCATGCGCCAGCGCCTGCAGATCGCCCGCAATCTCGTCACCTCGCCGCGCCTTGTCTTCATGGACGAACCGACCGGCGGTCTCGATGTCTCCGTGCAGGCACGCCTGCTTGATCTGGTCCGCGGCCTCGTCAACGATCTCGGCCTTGCCGTCGTCGTCGTCACCCATGATCTGGCGGTGGCGCGACTGCTTTCCCATCGCATGATGGTGATGAAGGGCGGCGACGTCATCGAGCATGGTCTCACCGACCGGGTGCTCGACGATCCGCGCGAGCCTTACACGCAATTGCTTGTTTCCTCTATTCTGCAGGTTTGA
- a CDS encoding alpha-D-ribose 1-methylphosphonate 5-phosphate C-P-lyase PhnJ: protein MLKEVSFDDGLAAYNFAYLDEQTKRMIRRAILKAIAIPGYQVPFASREMPMPYGWGTGGVQLTASIVGPDDVLKVIDQGADDTTNAVSIRAFFQKVANVAVTTRTRDATIIQTRHRIPEEELHSGQVLVYQVPIPEPLRFLEPRETETRVMHALEEYGLMHVKLYEDIARNGRISTTYAYPVKVAGRYVMDPSPTPKFDNPKMNMSDALQLFGAGREKRIYAVPPYTDVVSLDFEDHPFEIQRFDKPCALCGGENVYLDEVVLDDKGGRMFVCSDTDHCEDRRAHGHKGHMLADVKEAAE from the coding sequence ATGCTTAAAGAAGTTTCATTTGACGACGGGCTGGCTGCCTACAACTTCGCCTATCTGGACGAACAGACCAAACGGATGATCCGCCGGGCGATCCTGAAGGCCATTGCCATTCCCGGTTATCAGGTTCCCTTCGCCTCCCGTGAAATGCCCATGCCCTATGGCTGGGGCACCGGCGGTGTGCAGTTGACCGCTTCCATCGTCGGCCCCGACGATGTGCTGAAGGTCATCGACCAGGGCGCCGACGACACCACCAACGCGGTTTCCATCCGCGCCTTTTTCCAGAAGGTGGCGAATGTTGCCGTCACCACCCGCACCAGGGATGCGACCATCATCCAGACGCGGCACCGCATTCCGGAGGAAGAACTGCATTCCGGACAGGTTCTGGTCTATCAGGTTCCCATTCCCGAACCCTTGCGCTTCCTCGAGCCACGCGAGACCGAAACCCGCGTCATGCACGCGCTGGAAGAATATGGCCTGATGCACGTCAAGCTCTACGAAGACATCGCCCGCAACGGCCGCATCTCCACCACCTATGCATACCCGGTGAAGGTTGCCGGACGCTATGTGATGGATCCTTCGCCGACGCCGAAATTCGACAATCCGAAAATGAATATGTCGGACGCGCTGCAGCTGTTCGGCGCTGGGCGCGAAAAGCGCATCTATGCCGTGCCGCCCTATACCGACGTGGTCAGCCTGGATTTCGAGGACCATCCGTTTGAAATTCAGCGCTTCGACAAGCCCTGCGCACTGTGCGGCGGCGAGAATGTCTATCTGGACGAGGTGGTGCTTGATGACAAGGGTGGGCGGATGTTCGTCTGCTCCGATACCGACCATTGCGAGGACCGCCGCGCCCATGGCCACAAGGGCCATATGCTGGCGGATGTGAAGGAGGCCGCAGAATGA
- a CDS encoding carbon-phosphorus lyase complex subunit PhnI produces the protein MYVAVKGGETAIANAHRLLADKRRGDRDLPAMTVTQIVSQLSLAVDRVMAEASLYDQSLAALAVKQARGDMIEAIFLLRAYRTTLPRFGYSLPVNTADMTVQRRVSATYKDLPGGQLLGPTFDYTHRLLDPSLLEDEAVETPAIREGEPDYVMRVSDILAEEGLIESDGDMPDEHIAGDLTREPMEFPMPRDLRLQSLARGDEGFLLALAYSTQRGYGRTHPFVGEIRIGDVEVELEVPELGFTVSLGDIQVTECQMVNQFKGSAKAPPQFTRGYGLVFGQSERKAMAMSLVDRALRAGEFGEDVVAPAQDEEFVISHADNVQATGFVEHLKLPHYVDFQAELGLVRKMRADFEAINADGAEWMGDAAE, from the coding sequence ATGTATGTTGCTGTCAAAGGCGGGGAAACCGCCATCGCCAACGCCCACCGGCTTCTGGCCGACAAGCGGCGCGGAGACCGTGACCTGCCGGCGATGACTGTCACGCAGATCGTTTCCCAGCTTTCACTCGCCGTCGACCGCGTCATGGCGGAAGCCTCACTTTACGATCAGTCGCTTGCAGCCCTTGCCGTCAAGCAGGCACGCGGCGACATGATCGAGGCCATCTTCCTGCTGCGCGCCTACCGCACCACGTTGCCGCGGTTCGGCTATTCGCTGCCGGTCAATACGGCTGACATGACGGTGCAGCGACGCGTTTCGGCAACCTACAAGGACTTGCCGGGCGGGCAATTGCTGGGACCGACCTTCGATTATACCCACCGTCTACTCGATCCCTCGCTGCTCGAAGACGAGGCTGTCGAAACCCCCGCCATTCGTGAAGGCGAGCCGGATTATGTCATGCGGGTTTCCGACATTCTCGCCGAAGAAGGGCTGATCGAAAGCGATGGTGATATGCCTGATGAGCATATTGCCGGCGATCTGACGCGCGAGCCGATGGAATTTCCGATGCCACGCGACCTGCGTCTGCAATCGCTGGCACGCGGTGACGAGGGCTTCCTTCTCGCACTCGCCTATTCGACACAGCGCGGTTACGGCCGCACGCATCCCTTCGTCGGTGAAATCCGCATCGGTGATGTTGAAGTGGAGCTGGAGGTTCCCGAACTCGGCTTTACCGTCTCGCTTGGGGACATCCAGGTTACCGAATGCCAGATGGTCAACCAATTCAAGGGCTCGGCCAAAGCGCCACCGCAGTTCACCCGCGGTTATGGTCTGGTTTTCGGCCAGAGCGAACGCAAGGCGATGGCCATGTCGCTGGTCGATCGCGCGCTTCGCGCCGGTGAATTCGGCGAAGATGTCGTCGCCCCGGCGCAGGATGAAGAATTCGTCATTTCACATGCAGACAACGTCCAGGCGACGGGTTTCGTCGAACATCTGAAATTGCCGCATTACGTGGATTTTCAGGCCGAACTCGGTCTGGTCAGGAAAATGCGCGCCGATTTCGAGGCGATCAACGCTGATGGCGCGGAGTGGATGGGCGATGCAGCCGAATAG
- the phnH gene encoding phosphonate C-P lyase system protein PhnH: MGVKAEALTGGFSDAVFDSQRVFKKLMDGMARPGTPQTIETAVTPPAPLATATGAVLLALCDHDTPVWLSGALRKTAVPGWVGFHTGAIATEEKGAAQFAVIEAGSTIASFGLFAQGSQEYPDRSTTVIIELPDLDGGQELMLSGPGIRHINIISPSGLPEIFPRLWAENNAIFPRGVDVILTCADKFVCLPRTTRIKSVEA; this comes from the coding sequence ATGGGTGTCAAAGCCGAAGCATTGACGGGCGGTTTTTCCGACGCCGTCTTCGATTCCCAACGGGTTTTCAAAAAGCTGATGGACGGCATGGCCCGGCCGGGCACACCGCAGACGATCGAAACCGCAGTTACCCCGCCGGCACCGCTTGCCACCGCAACGGGTGCGGTTCTGCTGGCGCTCTGCGACCACGACACACCAGTCTGGCTGAGCGGCGCGCTGCGGAAAACGGCCGTGCCGGGTTGGGTTGGGTTTCACACCGGCGCGATTGCGACGGAAGAAAAGGGGGCTGCGCAGTTCGCCGTGATCGAGGCGGGCAGCACCATTGCCTCCTTCGGCCTTTTCGCTCAGGGAAGCCAGGAATATCCCGACCGTTCGACGACGGTCATCATCGAATTGCCAGATCTTGATGGCGGACAGGAATTAATGCTGTCCGGCCCCGGCATCCGCCACATCAATATCATCAGCCCTTCCGGCCTGCCGGAGATATTCCCGAGGCTCTGGGCGGAGAACAACGCCATTTTCCCGCGCGGCGTCGATGTCATTCTGACCTGCGCCGACAAATTCGTCTGCCTGCCGCGCACGACGCGTATTAAATCCGTGGAGGCATAA
- the phnG gene encoding phosphonate C-P lyase system protein PhnG — MNNEAANIHAGRKRVAALLARATVQELETVWNRQDASPQMENVRGPETGLVMVKGRIGGGGAPFNLGETTVTRATIKLASGTVGHAHVLGTGRKKAWYAAVFDALWQENPTRDFIETELLSPVEKRLTEEKQRKTKETAATRVDFFTMVRGED, encoded by the coding sequence ATGAATAACGAAGCTGCGAATATACATGCGGGAAGGAAGCGGGTGGCGGCCCTTCTCGCCCGCGCAACCGTTCAGGAACTCGAAACGGTCTGGAACCGGCAGGACGCCAGCCCGCAGATGGAAAATGTGCGCGGACCGGAAACCGGCCTCGTCATGGTCAAGGGACGTATCGGCGGCGGCGGCGCGCCTTTCAATCTGGGTGAAACCACCGTTACCCGCGCAACGATCAAGCTTGCTTCCGGCACTGTCGGCCATGCCCATGTTCTCGGCACCGGCCGCAAGAAGGCCTGGTACGCGGCCGTTTTCGACGCGCTCTGGCAGGAAAATCCGACGCGGGACTTCATTGAAACCGAGCTTCTCTCACCGGTCGAAAAAAGACTGACCGAGGAAAAACAGCGGAAAACAAAAGAGACCGCCGCCACGCGTGTCGATTTCTTCACCATGGTTCGAGGAGAAGATTGA